In the Candidatus Glassbacteria bacterium genome, one interval contains:
- a CDS encoding outer membrane lipoprotein carrier protein LolA produces the protein MNNNLKNVIATALCLFLCGNLQAAGLEVDQVLERMSRANQRLEDLQADFVQTKQLALFDDNIVSKGKFYFRNPDKLVLDTQSPEHQQLIINYNHVWLHYPELKQVHELSLKQSSGLSALFVGFGGSVADIQEQFTVELVETGSLDEGGKFYSLALVPIPGTSAASPSLGLEKVILTVADGKWYPVRTMIVQKNGDSTLLEYSNQKENLKLSDARFTFKPPAGTQVIQHSGGASQSAR, from the coding sequence ATGAACAATAATCTGAAGAATGTGATCGCAACGGCGCTCTGTCTGTTTCTCTGCGGCAATTTGCAGGCGGCCGGTCTGGAAGTGGACCAGGTGCTGGAGCGGATGAGCCGGGCCAACCAGCGGCTTGAGGACCTGCAGGCGGATTTCGTCCAGACCAAGCAGCTCGCCCTGTTCGATGACAATATCGTCTCGAAGGGCAAGTTCTATTTCCGCAACCCGGACAAGCTCGTGCTCGATACCCAGTCACCCGAGCACCAGCAGCTGATTATCAACTACAACCATGTCTGGCTGCACTACCCCGAGCTCAAGCAGGTCCACGAACTGTCGCTCAAGCAGTCCTCGGGTCTCAGCGCGCTGTTTGTCGGTTTCGGCGGCTCGGTGGCGGATATCCAGGAACAGTTTACGGTCGAACTGGTGGAAACCGGGTCGCTGGATGAGGGCGGCAAGTTCTACTCCCTGGCGCTGGTGCCGATTCCCGGTACATCCGCCGCCAGTCCATCGCTTGGCCTGGAAAAAGTGATACTGACCGTGGCCGACGGCAAGTGGTATCCGGTGCGGACGATGATCGTGCAGAAAAACGGGGACAGCACACTCCTGGAATACAGCAACCAGAAAGAAAATCTTAAGCTCAGCGACGCCCGGTTCACTTTCAAGCCGCCGGCGGGCACGCAGGTGATCCAGCACAGCGGCGGCGCCAGCCAGAGCGCCCGATAA
- a CDS encoding radical SAM protein: MKKLTRKETTAILAKGIPAYVAAYPTVVSFEMTYSCCNDCKHCNMGGIVDDEKRIGPADYRRLMRQLKPVIVQISGGEPLLRKDLIDVLRAIKPAGSAAPYLIVVSNGWLLSRDKYLAMREAGINQLSISLCFPDSRHDEWRGTQGLFDKLDRMIPELAALGHDDIVLNCAITKENMPHVMDIARVAERWGVSISYSAYSVLRTGNRAYTIETEEDLAQLRDQFDQLRSYKEINCGRILNADFNLQGTYEFFEKGEITPCSAGKHFLVVTPEGFLKPCSMHDKEYTSLKEIKRSFVPVNECGGCYVSIRSYLDRSLPSLVKEYLGQHSFGRKNGSAARTV, encoded by the coding sequence ATGAAAAAGCTGACCCGCAAAGAGACGACGGCGATCCTGGCAAAAGGGATCCCGGCCTACGTGGCTGCTTACCCGACAGTCGTTTCTTTCGAGATGACATATTCCTGTTGCAACGACTGCAAGCATTGCAACATGGGCGGAATAGTCGATGACGAAAAGCGGATCGGACCGGCGGACTACCGCAGGCTGATGCGCCAGCTCAAGCCGGTGATCGTCCAGATCTCAGGCGGCGAACCCCTGCTGCGCAAGGACCTGATCGATGTACTCAGGGCGATCAAACCCGCGGGCAGCGCCGCGCCGTACCTGATAGTCGTTTCCAACGGCTGGTTGCTGAGCAGGGACAAATACCTGGCGATGCGCGAGGCTGGAATCAACCAGCTTTCGATCAGCCTCTGTTTCCCGGACAGCCGCCATGACGAGTGGCGCGGCACCCAGGGGCTGTTCGACAAGCTCGACAGGATGATTCCCGAACTGGCGGCCCTGGGTCACGACGATATCGTGCTCAACTGCGCGATCACCAAGGAGAACATGCCCCACGTGATGGATATCGCGCGGGTGGCCGAGCGCTGGGGCGTAAGCATCTCCTACAGCGCCTACTCGGTCCTTCGCACCGGCAACCGGGCCTACACGATCGAGACCGAGGAGGACCTGGCCCAGCTGCGCGACCAGTTTGACCAGTTGCGGTCATACAAGGAAATCAACTGCGGCCGGATATTGAACGCCGATTTCAACCTGCAGGGTACTTACGAGTTTTTCGAGAAGGGCGAAATCACTCCCTGCAGCGCCGGGAAGCATTTCCTGGTGGTTACGCCCGAGGGATTTCTCAAACCCTGCTCGATGCACGACAAGGAGTACACTTCGCTCAAGGAAATCAAGCGCTCGTTCGTACCCGTAAACGAGTGCGGCGGTTGTTATGTCTCGATCCGGAGCTATCTCGACAGGTCGCTGCCCTCGCTGGTCAAGGAGTATCTGGGCCAGCACTCGTTCGGGCGCAAAAACGGCAGTGCGGCCCGAACGGTTTGA
- a CDS encoding ABC transporter ATP-binding protein yields MQNKAVLARDLCKDYRSGSETARVLKDVSFSVDHGEFCSLMGPSGSGKSTLLYLLGGLTHVSGGRIWLDGTELTGRNDGEITRLRYDKIGFVFQRFNLLPTLSAEANVEIATRLTVWGNGNHRNELPSSAELLDLVGLGAKLNRRPSELSIGEQQRVAIARALVRRPAILLADEPTGSLDRANTEKVLDILCRLNTEHGQSIILVTHDPEVAERGDRTMYLVDGQINGEGRRK; encoded by the coding sequence TTGCAAAATAAGGCTGTTCTGGCCCGGGATCTCTGCAAGGACTACAGGAGCGGAAGCGAAACCGCGAGAGTGCTGAAGGATGTGTCTTTCAGCGTCGATCACGGTGAGTTTTGCAGCCTGATGGGCCCTTCCGGCTCGGGAAAGTCCACCCTGCTCTATCTGCTGGGCGGACTGACCCATGTCAGCGGCGGGAGGATCTGGCTGGACGGCACGGAGCTTACCGGCCGTAACGACGGCGAGATTACGCGGCTGCGCTATGACAAGATCGGATTCGTGTTCCAGCGCTTCAACCTCCTGCCCACGCTGAGTGCCGAGGCCAACGTGGAAATCGCCACGCGCCTGACGGTATGGGGCAACGGCAATCATCGCAATGAACTGCCTTCCTCGGCGGAGCTGCTGGACTTGGTGGGACTGGGCGCCAAGCTGAACCGCCGGCCGTCGGAGCTGTCGATCGGCGAGCAGCAGCGGGTGGCGATTGCCCGGGCGCTGGTGCGCAGGCCCGCGATCCTGCTGGCCGATGAACCGACCGGAAGTCTGGACCGGGCCAACACGGAAAAAGTGCTCGATATCCTCTGCAGGCTGAATACCGAGCACGGGCAGAGCATCATCTTGGTCACCCACGATCCCGAGGTAGCCGAACGCGGGGATCGCACGATGTATCTGGTGGATGGACAAATCAACGGGGAAGGGCGGCGGAAATGA
- a CDS encoding lytic transglycosylase domain-containing protein produces MPAICRALVRLTVCLAGLAFVSGQSGLLAGDSRDAVARLQESFDASPGVRNKIYTEVIKLNGESMGADSLGRLARAVALFQRAMDGEDEFVDRMISEAPSFRQLSRSDPPFLDDYRAAAAELSRLEKLFPFTAGYSAAAGTVADNWHDGGEMLRAGTAYGRTYPVSRFTRRILLLAGCRFLLDQDYQAAADCFHALWEESGTSSQARDACRLVEAMNGAGGLKLGPERMLEWARAQGLTGHSDLTALIKRHSGSSQAEQAYLQIFENVNRGFSARQLSRNRRNAELLERYFKQFAARFPDSPEMERALLLRSEFNFRCGKKCQAIARKNDYSWRMYKNKSRRSTARKYQGFADTYFGRVATVDSICAAAYPGTAARMQAGLLRALSLIERDRYSRALSILAGLLGENPDDEQKVELAGYAGLIHYHEGHYAAAVETLAGLEEVRLSRFEGWQRAMLFLAKSRDALGDREMAARAYATLARVYPYTYYGIRARLLKHAILRDNTGVLPWVSLLPMVQLPVFPDTLNATGKMVQEQAGWWSELGFYAEAAYCYSHGLSLAPDDLLLRFRYHENFLDAGMYHRVLRGFRGPFHRFLQQGGLMLPENFWRIAFLNPEENIGIIRHEGERRNIPPGLITAVMRQESNFNPGAKSHAGAVGLMQLLPSVGRRLARGEGIGSVSTRRLYDPAVNIRLGTKFLSMNLERYDGNIALAISSYNADPRNLPAWLERSHPAGTGEDAFDLDLFIELIPLEETHYYNRIVLTNYWRYQELGGEHQDLFAWKLFQFDGVSSNK; encoded by the coding sequence ATGCCTGCAATCTGCCGCGCACTAGTCCGGCTAACAGTCTGCCTTGCCGGCCTGGCATTCGTATCCGGTCAGTCCGGACTTCTCGCCGGAGACAGCCGGGATGCGGTGGCCAGGCTGCAGGAGAGTTTCGATGCCTCGCCCGGGGTACGGAACAAGATTTACACTGAAGTTATCAAGCTCAACGGCGAGTCGATGGGCGCTGACTCGCTGGGCAGGCTGGCCAGGGCGGTGGCATTGTTCCAGCGGGCGATGGACGGCGAGGACGAATTCGTGGACCGGATGATCAGCGAAGCGCCGTCGTTCCGCCAGCTTTCCCGCAGCGATCCTCCTTTCCTGGACGACTATCGCGCCGCCGCGGCCGAGTTATCCCGGCTCGAAAAACTTTTCCCATTTACTGCCGGTTACAGCGCCGCGGCCGGGACCGTGGCCGATAACTGGCACGACGGAGGCGAAATGCTTCGGGCCGGTACTGCCTACGGCCGCACTTACCCGGTATCCCGGTTCACCCGCAGAATCCTGCTGCTCGCCGGCTGCCGCTTTCTGTTGGATCAGGATTACCAGGCTGCCGCGGACTGTTTTCATGCGCTCTGGGAGGAGTCGGGGACCAGCAGCCAGGCCAGGGACGCCTGCCGGCTGGTGGAGGCGATGAACGGAGCCGGGGGGCTGAAACTGGGGCCGGAGAGGATGCTGGAATGGGCGCGCGCCCAGGGGCTTACCGGCCACTCGGATTTAACGGCTCTGATAAAACGCCATTCCGGTTCGTCGCAGGCTGAGCAGGCTTACCTCCAGATATTCGAAAATGTCAACCGCGGGTTCTCTGCCCGCCAGCTGTCCCGCAACCGTCGCAACGCCGAACTGCTCGAGCGCTATTTCAAGCAGTTCGCCGCCCGCTTTCCGGATAGCCCGGAAATGGAGCGCGCTCTGCTGCTGCGCTCCGAGTTCAATTTCCGCTGCGGCAAGAAATGCCAGGCGATCGCGCGCAAGAACGACTATTCGTGGCGCATGTACAAGAACAAGAGCCGCCGCTCCACCGCCCGCAAGTATCAGGGATTCGCGGATACTTATTTCGGCCGGGTCGCCACGGTGGACTCAATCTGCGCCGCCGCGTATCCGGGTACCGCTGCCAGGATGCAGGCCGGGCTGCTGCGGGCATTGAGCCTGATCGAGCGCGACCGTTACTCCCGGGCCCTGAGCATACTGGCCGGCTTGCTGGGCGAAAACCCGGACGATGAACAGAAAGTGGAACTCGCCGGTTACGCCGGACTGATTCACTACCACGAGGGACATTACGCGGCTGCGGTGGAAACACTGGCCGGTCTCGAGGAAGTCAGGCTCAGCCGCTTCGAGGGGTGGCAGCGGGCGATGCTGTTTCTGGCCAAGAGCCGGGATGCTCTCGGTGACCGGGAAATGGCCGCGCGAGCATACGCCACCCTGGCCCGGGTTTACCCCTATACCTACTACGGGATCAGGGCCAGGCTGCTGAAACATGCAATCCTTCGAGACAACACCGGCGTGTTGCCCTGGGTCTCTTTACTGCCGATGGTGCAGCTCCCGGTGTTCCCGGATACGCTTAACGCCACAGGAAAAATGGTACAGGAACAGGCTGGATGGTGGAGCGAGCTTGGATTCTACGCCGAAGCTGCGTACTGTTACAGCCACGGTCTCTCGCTTGCACCGGATGACCTTCTGCTCCGCTTCCGCTACCATGAGAACTTTCTCGATGCCGGTATGTACCACCGCGTTCTGCGCGGTTTCCGCGGACCTTTCCACCGCTTTCTTCAGCAGGGCGGCCTTATGCTGCCGGAAAATTTCTGGCGGATAGCTTTCCTCAACCCGGAGGAGAATATCGGGATCATCAGGCACGAGGGAGAACGCCGGAATATCCCGCCGGGCCTGATTACGGCCGTGATGCGCCAGGAATCCAATTTCAATCCGGGCGCAAAAAGCCACGCCGGCGCGGTGGGGCTGATGCAACTCCTGCCATCGGTGGGCAGGAGACTGGCCAGGGGCGAGGGGATCGGCAGCGTGAGCACGCGGCGGCTCTACGACCCGGCGGTGAATATCCGGCTGGGCACCAAGTTCCTCTCGATGAACCTTGAGCGCTACGACGGCAACATCGCACTGGCGATTTCAAGCTATAACGCCGACCCGCGCAACCTGCCTGCCTGGCTGGAAAGGTCCCATCCTGCGGGGACCGGCGAGGACGCATTCGACCTGGATCTGTTTATCGAACTGATCCCGCTTGAAGAGACGCACTACTACAACAGGATAGTCCTGACCAACTACTGGCGCTACCAGGAGCTTGGGGGCGAGCATCAAGACTTGTTTGCTTGGAAACTTTTTCAGTTTGACGGAGTTAGTTCCAATAAATAG
- a CDS encoding inositol monophosphatase has protein sequence MQDVAGRALELAVELAGRAGEMLMASLAGGTEMELKGEIDPVTALDRKIERFLVENIRREFPGHEFLAEEETNTTGDSDFRWVIDPIDGTTNFAHGYPCFVVSIALEHSGESMLGVIHQPATRETFTTSAGGGVFLNGRRLERMRSAKNLDRAFLVTGFPYNIREPGVLERNTGRFEKFLGASFALRRDGSAAYDLACVAAGRFDGFWEENLNHWDTAAGCLMVREAGGIVTDFEGRPFDPSTAKTVLAAGSETLHGQMLKLLSGSE, from the coding sequence TTGCAGGACGTGGCCGGGCGGGCGCTGGAGCTTGCCGTGGAGTTGGCGGGCAGGGCGGGTGAGATGCTGATGGCCAGCCTGGCCGGGGGCACCGAGATGGAACTCAAGGGTGAGATCGACCCGGTAACCGCGCTGGACAGAAAAATCGAACGGTTCCTGGTGGAAAATATCCGGCGGGAGTTTCCGGGCCATGAATTCCTGGCCGAGGAAGAGACGAATACCACCGGCGACTCCGACTTCCGCTGGGTGATCGATCCGATCGACGGGACCACCAATTTCGCCCACGGCTATCCATGTTTCGTTGTTTCGATTGCGCTGGAGCACTCCGGCGAATCTATGCTGGGAGTGATCCATCAGCCGGCGACCCGCGAAACTTTCACGACGAGCGCCGGTGGCGGAGTTTTCCTCAACGGCCGCCGGCTTGAGCGCATGCGGTCGGCCAAAAATCTCGACAGGGCGTTCCTGGTTACCGGCTTTCCCTATAACATCCGCGAGCCGGGCGTGCTGGAGCGCAACACCGGCAGGTTCGAGAAATTCCTCGGGGCCAGTTTCGCTCTCCGCCGGGACGGCAGCGCGGCCTACGACCTGGCCTGTGTTGCCGCCGGGCGTTTCGACGGGTTCTGGGAGGAAAACCTGAACCACTGGGACACCGCCGCCGGCTGCCTGATGGTGCGCGAAGCGGGCGGGATTGTCACCGATTTCGAGGGACGCCCGTTCGATCCGTCAACAGCCAAAACTGTCCTGGCCGCCGGCAGCGAGACTCTTCATGGCCAAATGCTGAAGCTGCTCAGCGGCAGCGAGTGA